Proteins from a single region of Camelus ferus isolate YT-003-E chromosome 23, BCGSAC_Cfer_1.0, whole genome shotgun sequence:
- the LOC106728836 gene encoding uncharacterized protein LOC106728836 isoform X2 — protein sequence MRRKSLPSPRESEWAGHCFKRLRKSTRKWARLICCCPPNRVEPINDPTEGLPEDVIEDLSNYNPKDDPVIHNVDWGTKEDGKDDLEDLTEFLIDLPSNRAAEEPPITPRLAWVAKDDALMEIERKDPPEKMGEEETPSTTEVEVLEVDTASTEDLLEYLTGPRISEEETSSTFKMVSDESNTEKIVESTCDTVDEDAAGGNNTQN from the exons GACATTGCTTCAAGAGGTTAAGAAAATCAACCCGTAAGTGGGCCAGACTCATCTGCTGCTGCCCACCAAACAGGGTCGAGCCTATCAATGACCCGACTGAAG GTCTCCCTGAGGACGTGATTGAGGACCTGTCCAATTACAATCCAAAGGACGATCCAGTTATACACAAC GTGGATTGGGGCACCAAGGAAGATGGCAAAGATG ATCTAGAAGACCTGACGGAGTTCTTAATCGACCTGCCCAGCAATAGGGCAGCGGAAGAGCCTCCGATTACCCCCAGA CTGGCCTGGGTCGCCAAGGATGATG CTCTCATGGAGATCGAGAGGAAGGACCCACCGGAGAAGATGGGAGAAGAGGAGACCCCATCCACCACTGAA GTGGAAGTGTTGGAAGTTGATACCG CTTCCACCGAGGACCTTCTGGAGTACCTTACTGGTCCACGaatttcagaagaagaaacatCATCTACCTTCAAG ATGGTCTCAGATGAGAGCAACACCG AAAAGATTGTGGAGAGCACCTGTGACACTGTGGACGAAGATGCCGCAGGTGGAAACAACACTCAG